DNA sequence from the Longimicrobiaceae bacterium genome:
CGGATGAACGCCATGATGGCCTCGTCCATCTCGTTGCCGCCCACGCGGATGGACGCGTCGGCCACGATGCCCGAGAGGGCGATGACGCCGATCTCGGTGGTGCCGCCGCCCACGTTCACCACCATCGACCCCTTGGGGCTCAGCACGGGCAGCCCCACGCCGATGGCCGCCGCCATGGGCTCGGAGATGAGGAAGACCTCCTTGGCGCCGGCGCCCGAGACGGCTGCGCGGACGGCGCGGCGCTCCATCTCGGTGATGCCCGACGGGACGCCGATCACGATGCGCGGCTTGGTGCGGAAGAAGCCCTTGGGGAGGATGCTGGCGATGAAGTGCCGCAGCATCAGCTCGGCCATGTCCACGTCGGCGATCACGCCGTCGCGCATGGGACGCACGGCGGTGGTGCCCTCGGGGGTGCGGCCCAGCATGCGCTTGGCTTCCAGCCCGATCGCGCGGACCTTGCGCGTGCGGCTCTCGACGGCGACCACGGAGGGCTCGTTGAGCACGATGCCCAGGCCCTTCACCTGGATGAGCGTGTTGGCGGTCCCGAGGTCGATGGCGATGTCGGACAAGGCGAAGCCCCTCCACGTGTAAGCCGGGCCGCCCCGCCCGCCGCGCGCGTTCGCGGCGGGCGCGCTGCGGGCCCGCCGCGAATCTAACCCGCCCGCTTTCCGCCGGACAGGCTCCGGCCCCTCCGCGCGTGCCCTTCCCGCATCTGCTCCGCGCGCCCGAAGCAGGCGCGTCCATTGACCGCCGCGGGGGCGGCGCTTATGCTCCGGCGCCCGCGCGGAGCGGGCCCACACCACACATCCCGAGGCCCGGCGCATGTTGTTCCACCGCATCACCGAAGGCATCCGCGTCACCGCGCAGCCGCGCTACCTGGCCGAGCGGTCCGACCCGGACGAGGAGCGCTACGTCTTCACGTACCGCATGCGCATCGAGAACGTGGGCGACACGCCGGCCACGCTGCTGTGGCGGCACTGGTACATCCACGACGCGGAAGCGGGCGACAGCGAGGTCGAGGGCGAGGGCGTGGTGGGCGAGCAGCCCACGCTGGTTCCCGGCGGCGTGCACGAGTACGAGAGCTTCTGCGTGCTGGAGGCGCCGGAGGGGCACATGGAGGGCTCGTACGAGTTCGTGCGTCCGGACGGCACCACCTTCCGGGCCGCGATCCCCCGCTTCCTCCTCCGCACGTACTCGGATTGAGCGACAGCCGGGGAGACGTTAGATGCGGGAGATGCGTCGCGTTTCCGGGGCGTAATCGCGTGCGGAGAGGGCGGATGCGATGAATCGCACCCCTACCGGCCGAAGGCGTGGTGGGGTTCGGTAGAGATGGTGAGTCGGGGGAAACGGCGGATGAGAAAAGGGGAGCGCGTCCGGTGCGGATGCGCTCCCCTTTCTTTTCGGTAGATGCGGGTGTCCGACGTCGCGGCGTCAGGCCGGGGCGCGGTGGTGGTAGGCGCCGGTGAAGTCGGTGCCGCCTGTGTCCGCGCCTTCCAGGACGGCTTCGTCCAGCTCCGCGCGGGCGAGGACGGCGCCGCGCAGGTTGGCGCCGCGGAGGCTGGCGCCCTCCAGGTTCGCTTCCGTAAGGTCCGCGCCTGCCAGGTCGGCCCCGTCCAGCGCGGCGCCGCACAGGTTCGCGCGCGACAGCCGCGCGCTGCGGAAGCCCGTGCCCCGCGCCCGCGCCCGCGCCAGGTCCGCCGTGGAGAGGTCCGCGCCGGCGAAGTCCGCGTCGTCCAGCTCGGCGTGGCGCAGGTTGGCGCCGGCCAGGCGGGCCCGCGGCAGCTTGGCGTCACGCAGGTCGGCCAGGTGCAGGCTCGCCTCCTCCAGCACCGCGCCGGTGAGCACGGCGTCGCGCAGGTTGGCGCGTGTGAGGTCCGCGCCCGTGAGGTCCGCGGCGGAAAGGTCGGCGCCGGACAGGTTCACGGCGTCGTGGCTCCCGGTGCGGATGCAGTTGGCGTCGCGCAGGTTGGCCCCGCTCAGGTTCGCGCCGCTCAGGTCGGCCCCGCACAGGCAGGTGCCGCTCAGGTCCGCGCCCGCCAGGTTCGCGCCGGCGAGCCGCGTGCCGCGCAGCACCGTGCCGGTCATGTTCACGCCCGAGAGGTCCGCGCCGTCCAGCTCCAGCCCCGTCAGGTCCATTCCCGCCAGGCTGCGCGCGCCCCCTGCCGAGAGCGTACGGTCCACCTCTTCGCGGGTCACCGACGAGCGCACCGCGGCGGCCGCCGCGCTCCCCGCGGGCCGAAGCCCGTTCACCACCCCGAACGCACGTTGTACGATTCCCATGGCTGACGCTCCTCGGTCTGGCGGATGGGCGGGTGAGCTGCGTCGGGGGCGCGCTCCACCGGGGGCCGGCGACAGCGGCGCAGCACGTCGGACGCGGACGCCGGGCCGGGCGGAATGGGCTCCGCGCGTTAGGCGTCCTTCCGGTCATTCGCAAGCTGCACGAAACGGTCCTCCTGAACAAGGCTCTCCTTTCTTGAAGGCCGCTACGGCGCTTCCGGACGGGCGGAATCCATCGTCCGAAATCGTCCGTGTCCAGGCGGGGTTTGTGTGAGCCGCGCTCAGCAGGTACGTTCGCCGTCAGCGGTTACGCCGTGCGATCGGTGCACCAGGCAGAGAGCCCCGGCTGCCCCGAAGGACGCCGTGCACGACGAGCAAAGGAACTTCGAG
Encoded proteins:
- a CDS encoding rod shape-determining protein; translated protein: MSDIAIDLGTANTLIQVKGLGIVLNEPSVVAVESRTRKVRAIGLEAKRMLGRTPEGTTAVRPMRDGVIADVDMAELMLRHFIASILPKGFFRTKPRIVIGVPSGITEMERRAVRAAVSGAGAKEVFLISEPMAAAIGVGLPVLSPKGSMVVNVGGGTTEIGVIALSGIVADASIRVGGNEMDEAIMAFIRKHYNLLIGEATAETVKIQLGSASALTEEREMDVNGRDLVSGIPKTVRIYSEDIRAAIEEPIAAILGAVRRALEVTPPELSSDIVDDG
- the apaG gene encoding Co2+/Mg2+ efflux protein ApaG, whose product is MLFHRITEGIRVTAQPRYLAERSDPDEERYVFTYRMRIENVGDTPATLLWRHWYIHDAEAGDSEVEGEGVVGEQPTLVPGGVHEYESFCVLEAPEGHMEGSYEFVRPDGTTFRAAIPRFLLRTYSD
- a CDS encoding pentapeptide repeat-containing protein, giving the protein MGIVQRAFGVVNGLRPAGSAAAAAVRSSVTREEVDRTLSAGGARSLAGMDLTGLELDGADLSGVNMTGTVLRGTRLAGANLAGADLSGTCLCGADLSGANLSGANLRDANCIRTGSHDAVNLSGADLSAADLTGADLTRANLRDAVLTGAVLEEASLHLADLRDAKLPRARLAGANLRHAELDDADFAGADLSTADLARARARGTGFRSARLSRANLCGAALDGADLAGADLTEANLEGASLRGANLRGAVLARAELDEAVLEGADTGGTDFTGAYHHRAPA